In Longimicrobium sp., the genomic stretch CGCGGAGGCAGATGCGGCGCAGCGCTCCGTTCAGGAAGTAGGCGCAGCTTTTTCAACAAGCCTCAGGAGCGCGGCTTCCGTGGGGCGGAACCCGGCCGCCGCGTAGAAGGGGGCGAGGTGCGGCTCGTAGTCGACGTGGAGCCATTCCACGCCTGCCTCCGCAGCCATCGCAGCGGCATTGCGGACGAGCGCGACGCCGATGCCGCGGTGGCGGAATTCCGGGTGCACGGTGGGATCGAGAAGGAACGCGTGGTCGCCGCCGTCCCACGCGACCTTGGCGAACCCGATCAGCCGCCCCGCCGCGAACGCGCCTAAGTGCCCCAGACAGTGCGCGAGCGTCGGGCCGAACGCGCGCGGAGTGTGCCCCGGCCACGACGCCGCGAACAACGCGTTGAGCTGATCGTCGGTTAGAGCCGGACGCGCGACGATCTCCACGTCGTCCCTCATCAGTAGCGGATCGCGTCCAGCGGGCGCTGGCCCGGGAGGGGGAGAATGACGCCGGGGTTGAGGATGCCGAGCGGGTCGAAGGCGCGCTTCATGGCGCGGAAGCACTCCACGATCTCCGCGCCCCAGATGATCTCGATCAGCGGCGCGCGCAGGCGGCCGTCGCCGTGCTCGCCGGCCATGGTGCCGCCGAGCGCCGCCACCCCCTCGGCTACCTCGTAGACGATGGCCTCCACGCGCGCCTTCCACCCCGGCGCGCCGACGTCCACCAGCGAGTTGACGTGCAGGTTGCCGTCGCCCGCGTGGCCAAAGATGACGGCGGGGAGGTCGTTGGCCGCCAGCACGCGCCGCAGGAGGTGCACGTAGCCGGCGAGGCGATCCACGGGGACGACGCCGTCTTCGATGAACTGCATCGAGATCCGCCCGCCGGCCAGCTTCGCGATCAGCGGGCTCGCGGCGTGGCGCACGTGCCAGAAGCGCTCCTGCTCCTGCGGATCGACGGCGATGCTGATCCGGTCCGCCACCCCGCTCAGCGCCTCCTCGACGCGCTCCAGCGCCGCGGCGACGACGTCCACCGAGCTGCCCTCCATCTCCACGAAGAGGATCGCCTCCAGGCCAGGGCGCAGGGGGTAGCCGGGGTCCTCGCCGCCGCTGCGCACCAGGTCGATGAAGGTGCGGTCGATCATCTCGCACCCCGCGGGCTCCAGCGCCAGGATGCGCTGCACGGCGGCCGCGGCCGCGGAGAGGTCGGTGAACTCCAGCAGCGCCAGCCCGCGCGCCGCGGCAATGGGCTCCAGGCGCACCTCCGCGGCCGTCAGCAGCGCCAGCGTTCCCTCGCTCCCCACCAGCAGGTCCACCGCATCGCCGCTCTCCAGGTACTCGCGGAGCGCATAGCCGGACGAGTTCTTTCGGACGCGCGGCCACCGCGCCTCGATCACGGCGCGATGCGGCTCGATGGCGGCGTCCACTTCGGCGAGGATCTCGCGCAGGCGCGGGTGCGCGGGCGGGGCGCCGCGCTCCACGTGAGCGCGCGTGCCGTCAGCGAGAACGACATCCAATGCGTGGACCCAGCGGCGCGTGGAGCCGTGCTTCACCGTGTGCACGCCGCCCGAGTTGTTGGCGATCATCCCGCCCAGCGTGGCGCGCGCGGCGCTGGACGGGTCCACGGGGAAGTGGAGGCCGTGCGGCGCGGCGGCGGCGTTCAGCTCCGCCAGCGTGCATCCGGGGAGGATGCGGGCGCGCCGTGCGTCTCCATCCACCGACACGACCGTGCGGAAGCCGGAGACCAGGTCCACCGCCACCCCGCGCCCCACGTTCCCACCCGGCATCCCCGTTCCGGCGCCGCGGGGGACGAGCGCGGTCCATGACGAGGCGGCCCACTCCACGAGCGCGGCCACGTCGTCCGCATCCGCCGGCACGGCAACGGCGTCGGGGAGCGCGCGAAAGATCCCCGATGCCTCGCCAAAGGGGGTGCAGCGCGCCTCGTCGCCCAGCACCTCGCCCCGGAAGCCGGGGATCACCGGCGCGGCGGCGCGCGGAGGGCCGGCGGGTTGACAGGGAGGGGCGGCGGGGTGCATCGTGGCGCGCTCGGAGGCGGAAACGAAAAACGCTCCCCGCGGGGAGCGTCAGGACGGGAAGGCGCGTTGGGTCAGCCGCCGCAGCTGCCGCAGTAGCCCACCACCTCCACCCGGAACCCTTCGACGCGGAAGCCGTCGCCCACGCGCACCTGGGGGCGGTACGCGGGCTCGGCGGCGTGCACGTCGCGCACCACGCCGCAGCCCAGGCAGCGAGAGTGGTAGTGCTCGTCGGTGCGCGCGTCGTAGCGGGCCGATCCGTCGCCGTACGAGAGCTTGGCGGCCAGCCCGCAGCTCACCAGCGTCTCCAGCGCCTTGTACACCGTGGCCAGCGAGATGTCCGAGATCTCGCCGCGCACCACGGTGAACACCTCGTCGGCCGTGGGGTGCTCGTCGGTGCCGCGCAGGAAGCGGTACACGGCGGCGCGCTGCTCGGTGAACCGCTGGCCGTTCGCCTCCAGCGCTTCGCGGAGGACGGCGTCCACCTCTTCGGGGCGCGGGTGTGCGGTGGTGACCATCGGTATCAGGAGGCGGCCTGGGAGTCGGGCGGGCTCCATCGCGGAGCACCGGCGTTTCCAAGCTAGGGCGGGTTCCGGAGGGTGTCAACTCCAGCGCCCGCGCGCACGTAGCCGCACTCGCCGCCGCCCCGGCACGGACGATGCGCGGGGCGGGCCGTGCGATCCAAACCCAACAGGGAGAGAGGCGTGGCCGGACGACGGGGAAGAGCGATCTGGGCGGGGCTGGCGCTGCTGGCCTTCGCGGCGGGATGCGGGCCCGACGAGGTGGAGCCGCTGCCACCGTTGCAGCGGCCCACCGCGGAGCGGAGGGCGGGCTTGCCGGAGGTGCGGGGGCGGTGGCTCTTCGCGGGCTTCGAGATCGCGCCGCGCGACAGCGCAGCGATGGCGAACAGCGACTACCAGCTCACGCCGCCGGGCGAGTTCCGATTCCTGACGCAGCGGCTGGACTCCGTTGCGGGGCAGTACGGGGTGCCGGGCAGCTTCGTGATCCCGTTCACCGGCGAGGTGAGGAAGGATGGCGTGTTCGCGCTGGTCGCCTTTCCGGGGGAGGGTGTGCAGCAGTTCGTGTCTGGGCGCGTGATGAGGGACACGCTCTGGCTGGAGCTCACCAACGTGCTCTCGGTGGAGCGCTGGCCGCCGCGCACCCGCGCGGC encodes the following:
- a CDS encoding GNAT family N-acetyltransferase, whose protein sequence is MRDDVEIVARPALTDDQLNALFAASWPGHTPRAFGPTLAHCLGHLGAFAAGRLIGFAKVAWDGGDHAFLLDPTVHPEFRHRGIGVALVRNAAAMAAEAGVEWLHVDYEPHLAPFYAAAGFRPTEAALLRLVEKAAPTS
- a CDS encoding FAD-binding oxidoreductase; translation: MHPAAPPCQPAGPPRAAAPVIPGFRGEVLGDEARCTPFGEASGIFRALPDAVAVPADADDVAALVEWAASSWTALVPRGAGTGMPGGNVGRGVAVDLVSGFRTVVSVDGDARRARILPGCTLAELNAAAAPHGLHFPVDPSSAARATLGGMIANNSGGVHTVKHGSTRRWVHALDVVLADGTRAHVERGAPPAHPRLREILAEVDAAIEPHRAVIEARWPRVRKNSSGYALREYLESGDAVDLLVGSEGTLALLTAAEVRLEPIAAARGLALLEFTDLSAAAAAVQRILALEPAGCEMIDRTFIDLVRSGGEDPGYPLRPGLEAILFVEMEGSSVDVVAAALERVEEALSGVADRISIAVDPQEQERFWHVRHAASPLIAKLAGGRISMQFIEDGVVPVDRLAGYVHLLRRVLAANDLPAVIFGHAGDGNLHVNSLVDVGAPGWKARVEAIVYEVAEGVAALGGTMAGEHGDGRLRAPLIEIIWGAEIVECFRAMKRAFDPLGILNPGVILPLPGQRPLDAIRY
- a CDS encoding transcriptional repressor gives rise to the protein MVTTAHPRPEEVDAVLREALEANGQRFTEQRAAVYRFLRGTDEHPTADEVFTVVRGEISDISLATVYKALETLVSCGLAAKLSYGDGSARYDARTDEHYHSRCLGCGVVRDVHAAEPAYRPQVRVGDGFRVEGFRVEVVGYCGSCGG